Proteins encoded by one window of Monoglobus pectinilyticus:
- a CDS encoding response regulator transcription factor, translating into MDEIKNKKILIVDDEKELLKLLENKLFESGFYHIFKSENCSNALQIAKEQNISLFVLDVNLPDGNGFALYEDIRKFSQSPVIFLTARGEADDRLTGLGLGADDYIVKPFLTSEFVLRVTAVLKRTYKPVIKNTDIKLSDRVINLETASVKFREEEIPLTAKEFIILKKLYENKNRIVTYDALCLAAWGDGYYGYENTLMVHIRRLREKIETDPSKPKHIITVKGLGYKLEVSDNE; encoded by the coding sequence ATGGATGAAATAAAAAACAAAAAAATACTTATTGTTGACGATGAAAAAGAATTGTTAAAGCTTCTTGAAAACAAACTATTTGAAAGCGGCTTTTATCACATCTTTAAATCCGAAAACTGCAGCAATGCTTTGCAAATTGCCAAAGAACAAAACATATCCCTTTTCGTGCTTGATGTAAACCTTCCGGACGGCAATGGTTTTGCCCTGTATGAGGATATACGGAAGTTTTCCCAGTCACCCGTTATTTTTTTAACAGCGCGCGGCGAAGCGGACGACAGGCTCACCGGTCTCGGGCTGGGAGCCGATGACTATATAGTAAAACCATTCCTTACAAGTGAATTTGTTCTAAGAGTTACTGCCGTTTTAAAACGAACTTATAAACCGGTTATTAAGAATACAGACATTAAACTCTCGGACAGAGTTATAAATCTTGAAACCGCTTCAGTTAAATTTAGGGAAGAAGAAATTCCGCTAACTGCAAAGGAATTTATAATCTTAAAAAAACTTTATGAAAACAAAAACCGCATCGTGACTTATGACGCTTTATGCCTTGCCGCATGGGGAGACGGTTACTACGGATACGAAAACACATTAATGGTGCATATAAGACGTCTTAGAGAAAAGATTGAAACAGACCCCTCAAAGCCCAAACATATTATTACCGTAAAAGGGCTCGGATACAAACTGGAGGTTTCAGATAATGAATAA
- a CDS encoding ABC transporter ATP-binding protein codes for MAKNIELPRMGGPKVGGAARFSNTERAKDQKGTLVRLIKVYMRFKGIVISAVFLTLLASGISVLIPYFVGKTFNTFNTELRTVNNHSLIILVSVIAALYLSNWLITTISDTAILSVSQKLVRTLRSEIFSKLQKLPLSFFDTTPRGDTMSRITNDADTISTTIAQSATQLASAILTISGSLIIMLSLSIPLTLAVLTCVPLVYILTRVIAKRSRKHFYDQQRSLGEINGIIEESIYGLKMIKAFSKEESTQTDFSKVNQELKKSGTSAQIWAGYMMPLMNIINNLTFSITAIVGGILCTKYGLLIGTAVSFMTYSKQFANPLNSVAGLFNNIQSALAGAERVFEILDENEEAADSEDALDLDNVKGRVEFKDVSFSYSDEKQILKNISFKVNPGQNVALVGETGSGKTTIVNLITRFYDVDSGKILIDGVDVKDIKRKSLENCFSVVLQDTSLFTGTILDNIRYSKPEATESEVIKAAKLSHADGFIRRLPHGYLTLVSGSQDTLSEGQRQLIAISRALLCDSPILILDEATSSVDTKTEKDIQRALIRLMKNRTSIIIAHRLSTIRDADNIIVIDKGQIIESGNHSELMAKKGRYYQMNALKSVDG; via the coding sequence ATGGCAAAAAATATTGAGCTGCCCAGAATGGGAGGACCAAAAGTAGGCGGAGCCGCCAGGTTCAGCAACACCGAGAGAGCAAAAGACCAAAAAGGCACTCTGGTGCGCCTTATAAAAGTGTATATGCGCTTTAAAGGCATAGTTATCTCCGCTGTATTTCTTACATTGCTGGCTTCCGGAATCTCAGTTTTGATTCCATACTTTGTGGGTAAAACTTTCAACACATTTAACACCGAGCTCAGGACGGTTAATAATCATTCCCTTATAATTTTAGTTTCGGTTATAGCCGCTCTCTATCTGTCAAACTGGCTGATAACAACAATTAGTGATACGGCAATTTTAAGTGTGTCTCAAAAATTGGTCAGGACTTTAAGAAGCGAAATATTTTCTAAACTGCAAAAACTTCCGCTGTCTTTTTTCGACACAACGCCGCGCGGCGACACCATGAGCCGCATCACCAATGACGCCGACACCATAAGCACAACAATCGCACAGTCGGCAACTCAGCTTGCTTCTGCAATACTCACAATCTCAGGCTCGCTTATCATTATGCTTTCTCTGAGCATACCGCTGACCCTGGCTGTTTTGACCTGCGTGCCATTGGTCTACATACTCACAAGAGTAATCGCTAAAAGAAGCAGAAAACATTTTTATGACCAACAGCGAAGTTTAGGCGAGATAAACGGTATTATTGAGGAAAGCATATACGGACTTAAAATGATAAAAGCCTTTTCCAAAGAGGAAAGCACACAAACCGATTTTTCAAAAGTCAACCAAGAGTTAAAGAAAAGCGGAACCAGCGCTCAAATATGGGCGGGATATATGATGCCGCTGATGAACATAATAAACAACCTTACTTTTTCAATAACCGCTATAGTCGGAGGAATACTCTGCACAAAATACGGTCTGCTGATAGGAACTGCAGTCAGCTTTATGACGTATTCAAAACAATTCGCCAACCCTCTCAATTCTGTTGCCGGGCTGTTCAACAATATTCAGTCTGCGCTTGCCGGTGCGGAGCGCGTCTTTGAGATACTGGATGAAAACGAGGAAGCAGCGGATTCGGAAGATGCTTTAGACTTAGATAATGTGAAAGGCAGGGTGGAATTTAAAGACGTCAGCTTTTCATACAGCGATGAAAAACAAATACTAAAAAATATTTCTTTCAAGGTAAACCCCGGACAGAATGTTGCCTTGGTAGGTGAAACCGGTTCAGGAAAGACAACAATCGTTAATCTGATAACCAGGTTTTACGATGTGGATTCAGGCAAAATATTAATCGACGGAGTAGATGTTAAAGACATAAAACGGAAAAGTCTTGAAAACTGTTTTTCTGTAGTTCTGCAGGATACCAGCCTGTTCACCGGAACGATATTAGACAATATAAGATATTCCAAACCCGAAGCCACTGAAAGCGAAGTTATAAAAGCCGCCAAACTTTCGCACGCCGACGGATTTATCAGACGGCTTCCCCACGGCTATCTGACTTTGGTATCCGGAAGCCAGGACACGTTAAGCGAGGGACAGCGACAGCTGATTGCAATATCTAGAGCATTGCTGTGCGACAGCCCGATACTGATACTGGACGAGGCGACAAGCTCGGTAGACACAAAGACTGAAAAAGACATTCAGAGGGCGCTGATTCGTCTGATGAAAAACCGCACCAGCATAATAATTGCCCACAGGCTTTCAACAATAAGAGACGCTGATAATATTATAGTAATAGACAAAGGACAGATAATTGAGAGCGGAAACCACAGCGAGCTAATGGCTAAAAAAGGCAGATATTATCAGATGAACGCCCTAAAATCAGTTGACGGCTGA
- a CDS encoding GNAT family N-acetyltransferase, whose protein sequence is MHLRELYKNEIEQALKLVWKVFLEYEAPEYSKHGVDEFYNSIHDPNYLNRLHWYGAFLNAELVGIIATRNKGCHIALFFVDGRYHNKGIGKALFEFIKKDSLTGNISVNSSPFAVPIYHRLGFENTDSEQITNGVRYTPMKLKLPTA, encoded by the coding sequence TTGCATTTACGAGAACTTTATAAAAACGAAATAGAACAAGCCCTAAAATTGGTCTGGAAAGTATTTTTAGAATACGAAGCGCCTGAATACAGTAAACACGGAGTTGACGAATTTTACAATAGCATTCATGACCCAAATTATTTAAACAGACTGCATTGGTATGGAGCATTTCTAAATGCTGAGTTGGTTGGTATTATCGCAACGCGCAATAAAGGATGTCATATTGCGTTATTTTTTGTCGACGGCAGATACCATAATAAAGGTATAGGAAAAGCTCTTTTTGAGTTCATAAAAAAAGACAGCTTAACCGGTAATATTTCCGTAAACTCTTCGCCGTTTGCAGTTCCAATATACCACCGCCTCGGATTCGAGAACACCGACTCAGAACAAATAACAAACGGTGTAAGATATACACCTATGAAATTAAAACTGCCAACGGCTTAA
- a CDS encoding ABC transporter permease: protein MKRYLFCEYKKTRRKYIFVMAVAITAVALCWGLYGKYNESALKSGWMMMLYQLPLLNTIFMPLLSIVVASRFAGIETSMMKQLCSVMPKQRLYDAKLIYSLSIILLSLLIQFVSVYIAGRCFGFSGRFPIELYALYFMFTIVPAVEIYVFQFSVSMLFKNQAVPFFIGAIGEFIGLFALFLPQYPWIRNSVIWGHYGALQFVGGDWDKVTRISTFYLMDINWVMFAVSILLCVAFYFIGRTLFVRKEV, encoded by the coding sequence GTGAAGAGATATTTATTTTGTGAGTATAAGAAAACAAGAAGAAAATATATTTTTGTTATGGCAGTTGCCATAACCGCCGTGGCGTTATGCTGGGGATTATATGGAAAGTATAATGAGAGCGCATTAAAAAGCGGCTGGATGATGATGCTCTATCAGCTTCCGCTTTTGAATACAATTTTTATGCCGCTGCTGTCAATTGTAGTCGCCTCAAGATTTGCCGGTATAGAAACCTCAATGATGAAACAATTATGTTCGGTTATGCCGAAGCAAAGACTGTACGACGCTAAACTTATATATAGCTTATCTATTATACTTTTATCTTTGTTAATACAGTTTGTCTCAGTTTATATAGCAGGCAGATGTTTTGGATTCAGCGGCAGGTTTCCTATAGAATTGTATGCCTTATATTTTATGTTTACAATAGTTCCGGCCGTGGAAATATATGTTTTTCAATTCAGTGTTTCTATGCTTTTTAAAAATCAGGCAGTTCCGTTTTTTATTGGAGCGATTGGAGAATTTATTGGATTATTTGCACTGTTTCTTCCACAATACCCATGGATAAGAAACTCGGTTATTTGGGGTCATTACGGAGCTCTTCAGTTTGTGGGAGGGGATTGGGACAAAGTGACAAGGATAAGCACGTTTTACTTAATGGATATCAATTGGGTTATGTTTGCAGTATCGATATTATTATGCGTAGCCTTTTATTTTATAGGACGGACTTTATTTGTCCGCAAGGAGGTATAA
- a CDS encoding O-acetylhomoserine aminocarboxypropyltransferase/cysteine synthase family protein, giving the protein MDRRKEWKFETKQLHVGQEEADLATGARAVPIYMSSSYVFKDSQQAADRFALREGGNIYGRLTNPTQSAFEERIAALEGGVAALAVASGAAAITYTFQNLAKSGEHIVSSKTIYGGTYNLLASTLPDYGITATFVDPSDTQNFEDAVQENTKAIFIETLGNPNSNVSDIEEIAKIAHNHNIPLVVDSTFTSPYLIRPIAYGADIVVHSATKFIGGHGTALGGVIIDGGNFDWEGSGKFPDLVNPNPSYHGVSFTKDVGAAAFVTKIRAVLLRDTGATLSPFHAFLFLQGLETLSLRVERHVENTLKIVEFLNNHEKVEAVHHPSLPGEPTHELYEKYYKNGAGSIFTFEIKGGTEEAQRFIDNLEIFSLLANVADAKSLVIHPATTTHSQLSAEELEEQGIKPNTIRLSIGLENADDLIAALGDAFETI; this is encoded by the coding sequence ATGGATAGAAGAAAAGAATGGAAGTTTGAAACGAAACAGCTTCACGTCGGACAGGAGGAAGCGGATTTGGCTACAGGTGCCCGCGCTGTTCCTATATATATGAGCTCGTCTTATGTGTTTAAGGATTCTCAGCAGGCAGCTGACAGGTTTGCTTTGCGTGAGGGCGGAAATATATATGGAAGACTGACAAATCCCACACAGAGCGCTTTTGAAGAGCGTATAGCGGCTCTTGAGGGGGGCGTTGCCGCTTTGGCGGTTGCCAGCGGAGCAGCTGCCATAACGTATACTTTCCAAAATTTAGCCAAAAGCGGAGAACATATTGTGTCCTCCAAAACCATATACGGCGGAACTTACAATCTTCTTGCCAGCACTCTTCCGGATTATGGTATTACGGCAACATTTGTTGACCCGTCAGATACGCAGAATTTTGAAGACGCGGTTCAGGAAAACACCAAAGCTATATTTATTGAAACTTTAGGAAACCCAAATTCAAATGTTTCGGATATAGAGGAAATTGCAAAAATAGCTCATAACCATAATATCCCATTAGTTGTCGACTCGACGTTCACCTCGCCTTATTTGATAAGGCCGATTGCGTACGGCGCGGATATAGTTGTTCATAGCGCTACAAAGTTTATCGGAGGGCATGGCACAGCTCTGGGCGGAGTAATAATCGACGGCGGAAATTTTGATTGGGAAGGCTCAGGAAAGTTCCCTGATTTGGTAAATCCCAATCCGAGCTATCACGGGGTCAGCTTTACTAAAGACGTGGGAGCGGCTGCTTTTGTTACAAAAATCAGGGCGGTTCTGCTTAGGGATACAGGAGCCACTCTGTCACCGTTCCATGCGTTTTTGTTTTTGCAGGGGCTTGAGACTCTTTCGTTAAGGGTTGAAAGGCATGTTGAAAACACGCTTAAAATAGTTGAATTTTTAAATAATCATGAAAAAGTTGAGGCTGTTCACCATCCGTCCTTGCCGGGAGAACCAACGCATGAGCTTTATGAAAAGTATTATAAGAACGGTGCGGGTTCTATATTTACCTTTGAGATTAAAGGCGGTACGGAAGAGGCACAGCGGTTTATAGACAATCTTGAAATTTTTTCTCTGCTGGCAAATGTGGCGGACGCAAAAAGTCTGGTAATTCATCCGGCAACCACCACGCATTCACAGCTGAGCGCCGAAGAGCTGGAGGAACAAGGGATAAAACCAAATACAATTAGGCTCTCTATCGGACTTGAAAATGCAGATGACTTGATTGCGGCGCTGGGAGACGCTTTTGAAACAATATAA
- the cysK gene encoding cysteine synthase A, producing the protein MSKVVKSITELIGNTPMLELTGIEESHSLEASVIAKLEYFNPCGSVKDRVAKNMIENAEKNGDLKPGSVIIEPTSGNTGIGLASVGVSKGYRVIITMPETMSAERRNLMKAYGAELVLTEGSKGMNGAIAKAEELAKEIPGAFIPGQFSNPSNPQAHFETTGPEIWEQTGGNVDILVSGVGTGGTISGVGKFLKSKNPNIKIIAVEPESSPVLSGGKPGPHGIQGIGAGFIPETLNTEIYDEIVTVADSDAYQTGRELAKTEGLLVGISSGAAVWAAVQAAKREENKGKTIVAVLPDTGERYLSTPMFTQA; encoded by the coding sequence ATGAGTAAAGTTGTAAAGAGTATTACTGAACTTATAGGAAACACGCCGATGCTGGAACTGACAGGTATTGAAGAAAGTCATAGTCTAGAAGCGTCTGTTATCGCTAAGCTTGAATATTTTAATCCTTGCGGAAGCGTAAAGGACAGAGTTGCTAAAAATATGATTGAGAATGCGGAAAAAAATGGTGACTTAAAGCCCGGGTCGGTTATTATTGAGCCGACCAGCGGAAATACCGGAATCGGTTTGGCTTCTGTTGGAGTTTCAAAAGGATACAGAGTTATTATAACAATGCCCGAGACCATGAGCGCTGAAAGAAGAAACTTGATGAAAGCATACGGCGCAGAGCTCGTGTTAACTGAGGGCTCAAAGGGGATGAACGGAGCTATTGCAAAGGCTGAGGAATTGGCAAAAGAAATACCCGGAGCGTTTATACCGGGGCAGTTTTCAAATCCGTCAAATCCACAGGCGCACTTTGAAACAACAGGACCGGAAATATGGGAGCAAACCGGCGGCAATGTTGATATTTTAGTTTCAGGTGTTGGAACCGGCGGAACTATAAGTGGAGTGGGAAAGTTTTTAAAATCTAAGAATCCGAATATAAAAATTATTGCGGTGGAGCCTGAATCATCTCCGGTTTTGTCAGGCGGAAAGCCGGGTCCTCATGGAATCCAGGGCATAGGAGCAGGATTTATTCCTGAAACTTTGAATACAGAGATTTATGATGAGATAGTCACCGTTGCTGACAGTGACGCCTATCAGACCGGGAGGGAACTGGCAAAGACAGAAGGCCTGCTTGTGGGAATCTCGTCAGGCGCGGCTGTTTGGGCGGCTGTTCAGGCTGCAAAACGCGAGGAAAACAAGGGCAAGACTATTGTTGCCGTACTTCCTGACACAGGCGAGAGGTATTTATCGACTCCTATGTTCACACAGGCATAG
- a CDS encoding ABC transporter ATP-binding protein — protein MKIYMRYFTKYKYWFFIAVSCVALEALCDLLGPTLMSHIINDGIELGMIQNVYLWGGRMIFAAALGAVFAVSRNIIASKVSQSFGADLRYDLFSKILNFRQGSADKIDSGSLIIRMTNDVTQLTQFVNGTMRIFFKAPLTCIGSIILASILNLRLSIIIYLVVIIVGLLLYLGMRLSYPRFGKLQAAMDRLNTVIEEYLMGVRLIKAFGTYSDEASRFEDDNTNLMKKGVHAQIVITFISPILTLVVGLGSAAALLAGSRLFTLGLTQPGQISAFIVYMAQILSSLLMITNIFNTFVKTKASVSRITEILNCEDDFKNSENNSDAVISGMVEFNNVTFSYPGGSGVPAIKNLSFYVPAGKSLAVIGPTGSGKSTLAWLLLRLYDPDKNSSIMFDGKDIKKLDIETVRKSVALVPQKAMLFSGTVLDNITWGNPKAEKAQVEAAIRTSGADFIYEMENGIDTYLGSGGVNISGGQKQRISIARGLIKNSPILVLDDATSALDTLTETKVRDNLLSEDNKSTVILITQRCSTAMFADNILVLSDGERVGFGTHDELLEECSIYREIFDSQIGSITEGV, from the coding sequence TTGAAAATATACATGCGCTATTTTACCAAATATAAATACTGGTTTTTTATTGCTGTATCATGCGTAGCTCTAGAAGCTCTCTGCGACCTTTTGGGACCGACGCTCATGTCTCATATAATAAACGACGGTATAGAGCTTGGTATGATACAGAACGTATATCTATGGGGCGGACGCATGATTTTTGCTGCTGCTCTGGGTGCAGTGTTCGCCGTCTCAAGAAATATAATAGCCAGCAAAGTTTCTCAGAGCTTCGGAGCCGATTTAAGATACGATTTATTTTCAAAAATTCTTAATTTCAGGCAGGGAAGCGCCGATAAAATCGACAGCGGCTCTCTAATCATCAGAATGACAAACGACGTTACCCAACTTACCCAATTCGTAAACGGCACCATGAGAATATTTTTTAAGGCTCCTCTAACCTGTATCGGCAGTATAATCCTCGCTTCAATACTCAACCTGCGGCTCAGCATAATAATCTATTTGGTTGTTATAATAGTCGGTCTGCTGTTATACTTAGGGATGAGGCTGTCATATCCCCGGTTCGGAAAACTCCAAGCGGCAATGGACAGACTTAATACGGTAATTGAAGAATACTTAATGGGAGTTAGGCTTATAAAAGCGTTTGGAACATATTCCGACGAAGCCTCAAGGTTTGAAGACGATAATACAAACCTTATGAAAAAAGGCGTGCACGCTCAAATAGTAATAACCTTTATTTCACCTATACTGACCCTCGTTGTTGGTTTAGGCTCCGCGGCCGCACTGCTTGCCGGAAGCAGGCTTTTCACTCTCGGTCTGACCCAGCCCGGTCAGATTTCAGCCTTTATAGTGTATATGGCGCAGATTTTAAGTTCTCTGCTGATGATAACAAATATATTTAATACTTTTGTAAAAACCAAAGCTTCAGTTTCAAGAATAACCGAGATACTAAACTGTGAGGATGATTTCAAGAACTCAGAGAATAACTCAGACGCCGTTATTTCAGGAATGGTTGAGTTTAACAATGTGACTTTTTCATATCCGGGAGGCAGCGGGGTTCCGGCTATAAAAAATTTATCATTTTATGTTCCTGCCGGGAAGAGCCTAGCTGTTATAGGCCCGACCGGCTCAGGGAAGTCTACGCTGGCCTGGCTCCTGCTCAGATTATATGACCCTGACAAGAACAGCAGTATCATGTTTGACGGCAAAGATATAAAAAAACTTGATATTGAAACTGTGAGAAAAAGTGTCGCCCTTGTGCCTCAAAAAGCTATGCTGTTTTCCGGCACGGTTCTGGACAATATAACATGGGGCAACCCAAAAGCCGAAAAAGCTCAAGTTGAAGCTGCAATAAGAACGTCAGGCGCCGATTTCATATATGAAATGGAAAACGGTATCGACACATACTTAGGAAGCGGCGGCGTTAATATTTCAGGCGGCCAAAAGCAGAGAATATCCATAGCCCGAGGACTTATCAAAAACTCACCGATTTTGGTTCTTGACGACGCTACCAGCGCCCTTGATACACTCACCGAAACAAAGGTTAGAGACAACCTCCTGTCAGAAGATAATAAATCCACCGTTATCCTGATAACCCAGCGCTGTTCGACAGCCATGTTTGCTGATAATATATTGGTCTTATCGGACGGAGAACGCGTTGGATTCGGAACTCATGACGAACTGCTTGAGGAATGCAGCATTTACAGAGAAATATTTGATTCTCAGATTGGCAGTATCACGGAAGGGGTGTGA
- a CDS encoding sensor histidine kinase — protein sequence MNKTAIKIFTFFILLASGISILLLMINFFSFSMTAADTAKIYPESQTKTLSRISEAFTYTEDGYILADETAVPQGSWCILIDENGNVVWGQNVPDDIPTSYNINDIAVISRWFLNDYPVYEKVCDYGLLILGYPKNSVGKYNIEFSMHWFDTLPQRILAVLIFNLCLAILLACVFGNGLYKKIKMLIQGIQNLKQEKPVHMSENGIFKEVAKNINTTSDSIERKNQIIKQRDTARSNWISGVSHDIRTPLSIILGYSEELFSETDGENKEKAKIITEQTLKIKKLIEDLNLVSSLEYDMQPNRKKEIKICTLIRNIVTDILNSGLSDKYSIELNLNCENAVIMGDEPLLERALFNLINNSIVHNKDGCKIFISAWQNDTDICINIKDNGAGADEKILTNLNKIPKTAHGLGLPMAYKIITAHSGTFNAKNKDGLKIEITLPFK from the coding sequence ATGAATAAAACCGCCATAAAAATATTTACGTTTTTTATCCTGCTTGCGTCCGGCATATCAATTTTATTGCTGATGATAAACTTTTTCAGCTTCTCTATGACGGCGGCTGACACAGCAAAAATATATCCCGAATCTCAGACAAAAACTCTCAGCCGCATATCAGAAGCATTTACCTACACCGAAGACGGATACATTCTTGCCGATGAAACTGCCGTTCCGCAGGGTTCGTGGTGTATACTTATAGATGAAAACGGAAACGTAGTATGGGGGCAAAACGTGCCGGACGATATTCCGACGAGCTATAATATAAACGATATTGCCGTTATATCACGCTGGTTCTTAAACGACTATCCGGTGTATGAGAAAGTCTGTGACTATGGTCTCCTTATATTGGGATATCCCAAAAACAGCGTTGGAAAATATAATATTGAGTTTTCGATGCATTGGTTTGATACCCTGCCGCAAAGAATACTGGCGGTACTGATATTTAATCTTTGCCTTGCTATATTATTAGCCTGCGTTTTTGGCAACGGCCTATATAAAAAAATAAAAATGCTGATACAAGGTATACAAAACTTAAAACAAGAAAAACCTGTACACATGTCTGAAAACGGTATTTTTAAAGAAGTCGCTAAGAACATCAATACTACATCTGATTCAATAGAACGAAAAAATCAAATAATCAAACAGCGTGATACCGCCCGTTCTAATTGGATCTCAGGCGTCTCACACGATATACGGACGCCTCTTTCGATAATACTCGGATATTCCGAAGAACTGTTTTCGGAAACAGACGGCGAAAATAAAGAAAAAGCCAAAATAATAACAGAACAAACCTTAAAAATAAAAAAACTTATTGAAGATTTAAACTTAGTTTCTTCTTTAGAGTATGACATGCAGCCTAACCGAAAAAAAGAGATAAAGATATGCACTTTAATAAGAAACATAGTTACGGATATATTAAACAGCGGGTTATCCGATAAATATTCAATAGAATTAAATTTAAACTGTGAGAATGCAGTAATTATGGGGGATGAGCCGCTTCTTGAACGCGCCTTGTTCAATCTCATAAACAACAGTATAGTTCACAACAAAGACGGATGCAAAATTTTTATATCGGCTTGGCAAAATGATACTGACATATGTATTAATATAAAAGACAACGGCGCCGGTGCTGATGAAAAAATCTTAACCAATTTAAATAAAATTCCAAAGACTGCCCACGGACTTGGGCTGCCTATGGCCTATAAAATCATAACCGCTCACAGCGGAACATTTAATGCAAAAAATAAAGACGGTCTTAAAATCGAGATAACTTTGCCTTTTAAATAA
- a CDS encoding GNAT family N-acetyltransferase has product MNPMETDDIVLRKAKFEDWESMHKNVWSRPETAKYMQWQITKTEESAKERIKKTITYQKTHDTYLIYEKEHGQAIGFAGVEEISPHIFQDAGIALVPEYTGKGLGKQTLQLLLEYCANTLRGKEFFYSTRGNNKISKALALSCGFSYQYSEEKIDLKNKEPYILEVYSRKL; this is encoded by the coding sequence ATGAATCCAATGGAAACAGATGATATTGTATTAAGAAAAGCAAAATTTGAGGATTGGGAATCAATGCACAAAAATGTTTGGTCAAGACCGGAAACAGCCAAATATATGCAATGGCAAATAACCAAAACAGAAGAATCAGCAAAAGAGAGAATAAAGAAAACCATCACTTATCAAAAGACGCATGATACATACCTCATATACGAAAAAGAACATGGTCAGGCTATTGGCTTTGCCGGGGTTGAGGAAATATCCCCACATATTTTTCAGGACGCCGGCATTGCGTTGGTACCCGAATATACCGGCAAAGGCTTGGGCAAACAAACCTTACAATTATTGCTTGAATACTGTGCCAATACTTTGAGAGGAAAAGAGTTTTTTTATTCAACACGGGGTAATAACAAGATATCCAAAGCTTTGGCATTATCCTGCGGTTTTTCTTATCAATATTCTGAAGAAAAAATAGATTTAAAAAATAAAGAACCTTATATATTAGAGGTCTACAGCCGAAAACTATAA
- a CDS encoding ABC transporter permease, whose protein sequence is MILSIINADRKKLKRAPLWLAFIFMPIIPALLGTLNYSANLEILENGWYSLWTQNTLFTCYFFLPIMLGIYCSYLISIERANHNWNKVLSMPVPVWQIFLSKLIISSFMLIISEIWIGVLFIVSGNLAGIDSALPSELLVWLGCGTLGGIVLVSAQLLVSLIIKNFAAPVGIALIGGLSGLAALAKGFGHIYPYSLMAFGMNSNAPQRLMEGGYLNFTLTCIIYIVIFTTIGSVYLSVKEQK, encoded by the coding sequence ATGATTTTAAGTATTATAAATGCTGACAGAAAAAAGTTAAAAAGAGCGCCGCTGTGGCTTGCTTTTATATTTATGCCGATAATCCCAGCCTTGCTGGGCACTTTGAATTATTCAGCCAATTTGGAAATATTGGAAAACGGCTGGTATAGTCTCTGGACGCAGAACACTCTGTTTACATGTTATTTTTTTCTGCCGATAATGCTGGGTATTTACTGCTCATATTTAATCAGTATTGAAAGAGCGAATCATAACTGGAATAAGGTGCTTTCAATGCCCGTCCCGGTTTGGCAGATATTTTTGTCAAAGCTGATAATTTCTTCGTTTATGTTGATTATCAGCGAGATCTGGATAGGTGTTTTATTCATTGTTTCAGGAAATTTGGCGGGTATTGACTCTGCGCTTCCTTCGGAATTGCTTGTTTGGCTGGGGTGCGGAACTTTGGGCGGAATAGTTTTGGTGTCTGCCCAGCTTTTGGTTTCTTTAATAATTAAGAACTTTGCAGCCCCTGTCGGTATAGCTTTAATAGGCGGACTTTCGGGTTTAGCCGCGCTGGCAAAAGGTTTCGGCCATATATACCCATATTCGCTTATGGCGTTTGGAATGAATTCTAATGCGCCTCAGCGTCTAATGGAAGGGGGATATTTAAATTTTACTTTGACATGTATTATCTATATTGTTATTTTCACAACAATCGGAAGCGTCTATCTTTCAGTAAAGGAACAAAAATAA